The genomic segment GAATAGCAGAACCCTGAGCAGATGGTGGTGTTGATGGCCACACAGTAGGCACAGCCATACTTCTCCACGTACAGCATGTAATCGGTGGGCGCACACTTGGATAGAGTCTGACTGGCCACCAGGCACAACAGACCACACACCAGCAGAGCAGCACCCATCCTAAGACACAAAAAAACTGGGTCATGTCAGCTTCACCCATAAAGGCCTTGATTACATCAAATGGTATGtcgattattatttattaactttTCCAGCAGGAAGTGATGTGAGATTTAGTGCCTTGATTTTTTGCTCCTgataaaatagaaacaaaaatggatagaaagatttacagattAGATAACGTCTCAACCTGAGTTAAATTGTTGTGATTCCATTGGCAATACTTTTGGATGAAAGGCCATTCCTGTTTATACATCTGACTCAAAAAGCCATAAAGCTGTGCCAGGAATTTTGCTTTGTCTCGCTTATCaaacatcagcaaaacataGCTTTTCAGATGCACACCTTGGATTCAGAAGAAGAGCTCTGACCAATAATTCAGGTATTTCTTCACCAGCAAGTTTGGATAGGGTTCTCTTTTTCAAGtcacataaaaaacagaaaactcttAGTACAGTAAATTCTTCAGAAAACGATCTCATATGAAATAGACCTTCAGCATATACAGGAAATGAAGACAAAGATGAGACAATTTATCACACCCTACCAATAAGttttacaagaaaataaaatgataaatgagGCAGTAGAGTGTGGTGTTGCTTGGTGTAAATGAGtacactttcatttttaaagaaaatgtgcatTTCCTAGAAAAGGTTGTGACAGGCACTGGAAGAACTTCAAAatggtgtttttatttacaaataagaataaaaacagatgaaaaagttcaaaatgtaaaatacaccCAAAACAACTTTATCTTTAAATTCAAAATCTTTTTAATTCTACGCTTCTTTACTCAGCCCTAGCTCCATCTATGCTGGCAGCGTCCTTTCCATTACAAAGGAACCTTTCTGTATGTGCTTCACACACAGGATAAGATCAACTTCAAGCACTGCTGATGTGATCTGATGCCTGCATCAGCAGTCTCACTATGCAGCAGATCAGGGAAGACAAGagaatttgctttaaaatttgAATTAAGAGATTCTTTCTCCCCTGACCTTGGGCTTAACACATCTACTTTTATGAACAAAGTTGATGTTTAAGAAACCTAAAGTTATAACTTTAATGTCTCATTTCAAGGATGAGAAGGTACTGAAGGATCTGAGGGTACCTCCATTTTCAGGCTTGCCAGTGTCTTGCCGTGTCACCCAGGGAAGGCAGCTCTTTAACAGCAATGATGAAGGTTGGGGCAGTGCCTACTGTCACATGAGGTCTAACTCATATCAAATTGAGTTATCGGTTCTTCTGATCGTTCTTAcaacttttttaaagtttttgaaatattatttcacGCGCATCTTCTTGTCacaatcgtcatccctcctcttaagggtgctcggaccctttcgtattttagttaattacatgcacctgccccctgttttgcCTGTTATTATTTAAGCCTGACGTTCCTGCtaattcctggctcagcattcaCCCGGAAGCCCGGCTACCAGCGAGTCCAGGAGAGAcctgacggcataggcttcagaaTGGCGTCCTGACTGCGCCCCAGATttcccccttggactgtttCTCGCCTGCGCCATGCCCTCCCGAGCACCAGATCACcatcgtcacgcccccctgttggTCATCCCGTCCTGATCCTCATcatgttttccctgttgtccttctccacctacatccagattataccgtctgcatagagTCCTAAACTATGCTTCACCGGAGCCCAGACTGGCTTCTGTTACACTTCTTAACAGAatcatttgtttttgaaattgcaCTATTTTCATGGTACAGTAAACCTTTTTCTGGACTTGTAGAACTGTTCTTTTTTGCCATATACTAAAATAACTATACCAATAAAGTAGTCAGAATCTTTTTCTGGCATTCCAGAAATACTACAGATCCCTTTGgggtttctatttttttatatgtGTATCTATGTGTTCTTTATATGTTTTATGTGCCATTATTACCTTTTAACGAATTAATTTATGTAAAATCAGCATAAACTCCTAAATATACACTGACAAAGGTGGGGActataaatgacttttttactGTGTGCTAGATCACTGCGAAATCAAAGGCTGTGCTATGGCATAAAAATGACTGCCTGGctcatattcatttttgttaAGTGATACCAATGCTAAGTGATGAGTGTTAGGTCTGAAATGTTAAGCATCAGACATGTGATATTTGTTACACAACAGCTTCCTTGAACAACAGAGGATAccttttttatacaattatgaaaaaaaatactgcttACTTTCCtatcagtttttttaaactaattccATTGAAGACAATAGTAATTTAGTAAtagtctatatatatattatgattATCTTTATTGACCCAATGCTGTTTTCATATCTATTGTTAAAGAGGGAATTTCACTCAATTTATAAAGTTTATCATCTGCATTGTATATGCTGTTCCTTTTAATCCATCCAGGCAAACAaccagcacaaggcaggatataccttggatgggatgccagtcaattgcaaggcacacacatagacataaacacagacacaacactcacactggggtcaatttccccagaagccatttaacctccCAGTATATGCTTGTACTGTGGAAGGAaattggagcacctggagaaccCTATGCAAACACCAGGAGAAAACACAAATATCTGGATCCTGCAGGTTTTTCAGGTAATACTTATTGAAGTGAGGAATGTTATTTATCCTAGCTAGGATATTCCATCTCTCACTTAAAATTTGAGAATTACAGATTTAACACTAATTTATTAAAAGAGGAACAAAAAAGAGCCAGAGCACTATACAAGGTCAGCCAAACTTCGATTAGAAGTAAAAGTTTGGAAATGGTAGtgaaaaaacatatatttaaatatatatattttaaaaataaaggcattTTAAGAGAGTCTAGACTTGGAAAGGTAAGTATGCAACCCAGTGGAAATGGTTCAGAATAAATGGAAAACTGTGAACCAGTGGACACAAGGGGAATCTATGGGAATGTTCCATTTagaactgaaaacaggaggcacttttttaaGCAGAAGGTTGTGGGACTCTGTAACACATCCACCTATCATATTTCTGATGTTATTACTCTGGCTTTACTCAAGAAACAGATTGATGAGATCCTTGTGCCAATTAGATTTTAACCATCAAATAGGATAGATGGGAAAAATGGCCTCCTATttgatgttacagtatgtcctttgTAACTTGTTTGCTAGAATTCTCTCAATAAGGAAGAAGAATAGGAGATAAGACTGGACATATGGCTATGTATTTAGATTTCCAGTGAACAGCAAATAAAAAGTTGATTGTAAAATTAATGACCTTAAGAAAGAAACCAAAGTTATACATGCACATTGATTGAAAACTGGTCAACAGGAAACAATGCTTCCTTAAGAGCCATCTCTTCCAATTGAGAAAATGTCAACAGTTGTGTATGGCAGGGGTCCATTGTAAGCCCACTGTTCTTCTTGGTCTATATCAAAAATAGATTCTAATATACTGCAGGATGGCCCAATCACACCAACTTGGGGAAGCATTAAAAACCAAACTATCTTACTCACTGTCTGAGTATCTAATAAAAAAGTGTGGAATTGAAATCCAAGGCATGTGTGCTCAAGCTTTTCATCGCACTAGTAggtcttttaaaatattgtgtttaatTTTGGTTGCAATACCTCACAgactatactgtagctttaaaaaCGTTTAGAGAAGAGCAATATGAATAATTGGTTTAATTAACATATCCTAAATAGAACACCATGAGTCTGATATAGCAGGATCCAGCCTGGTACTTAAAAGATCCTTAAAAGCCTAACAATCCATTCTGCcattttcaataactgcttaATCCAGTGCAGAGTTGCAGACAAATGGGAGACAATTTAAAGAAATCATTGAATTTAGAcaatatgtctttgggctgtggggtACTGAAGTACCCAGTGAAAGCCTGCAGGGCTTTCCCAAGTCATCCCCAATGGGGGAGGCAATTTAAGAATAGAAAGGTTGTGCTAAGGGCCATTTTTAGCGCCATTTTAGCAACAATGTGTAAAGATGATGATTCTTGGCCTTGCTCCTCATTTTAATGGAgactctttgtttttttctcagagTAGATTAGCTTCTTTTGTATTTGACTGAAAGGTCATAATCCCTTTTCTggtgtttgttatttttaagagAGAATTAAGATACTATATAAAGGAATTCTGTAGTGTGTAAGAAATGGCAACTATTCTAAATTACAGCCAACTCCTAGTTAAATAAAACCCTGATCGCTGATTAACCCCTACATCAATGCTCTTAATAAATAAGCTTGCTTACAATAATATACGATATCTTCATTTTGTTGTCTGATACCTTTGTATTTTGtgcaataaaataattcacattGATAGTTACCCTTTCCTGCAGAATGAAGAAAAATCAGTAAATAAAATTCTTCCAATGGTTGAAGGATGAATGCAATGTACAAGCCTGTTGTAGTGTCTTAGTCTACAGCACCTGGGTGCCTTGAAGCtaaagaagagagagagagaaattaaGTCACACCACTACATGAAGACTGAACAGCAACAGGTGACAAAATAGATCTTGAAAAGTATGTAATCACTTAcctcagtccagtctgggtacTGGTATGGCTGTGGAGACTGCAGCCTTAGGTTTATTTATACAAGTAGACTAATCCTCTTGATCCCAGTACCTCCCTATCTCATCATAGATAGGGGGGAAGTAGAACTTCTGTTCTATATGGATAAACTGATATCTATAAAACAAGTTGCAGGCCTCTATTGAAAGGTATAGAGAGGCTTGGTTTCCTACAAGGATACAAAATCAATTCCAAAGACAGGACAGATGTTTCGGGGCTCTGTTTTAATCAACAATGGTAGGGATCAGATCAATTTCGGACCAACAGGTGGTTATCAGCAGGAACCTGTCTCTTCTGCATGTCAGATGACAAAATGGGCTCAATTTATCCTTCTCAGTACCAGTATACTAACACAGTTGTAGTATTAatggctacagtacagtatatgcactgaATCGAatgtaaaggaaaacaaaatagaatGGTGTTCTTCCTCCTCAAAAgtcaagaaaaataattatatttgttgGATTTTTACATTTGTGTTCAATGTTTAAAAATCTGGTAGGTGTATAAAATAGCATAAGGATTCATACAGATTTTCTGTTCTTATTATCATTGCCATGTAGTGCTCCATGAATACTTTATTACTAGCATCATCATTTAAATCTATCAAACAGGTTTGTTCATAAGTAAGTCATTAGAAAGTTTATAAGAAagtttgcaaatgagaggaaacTATTCATTTTCCTCTAGCTCCTTCGATACCGAATAAACAATTAATCTGAGAAAATCACCTCGCTGTTCCCTTAAAGACGTGATCGTTCCATCTTTGACGGTTGACTGGGTAGCTTCTTGTAGACTTACACAATCCATTATTTAAGGTCCTTTCCTTCTCCATTCTTTGTTTCCTATTTGGATGCTGATTTTGAAGACATCCATAGTGTAAGCTTTGTCAATGCAATTGGAGATTTTAACTTTACCTGGACAGTATGAGAACAAATGCAAAGATGACACGTACCTCTCTAGataacacacagaaaaaaagattaagctACAAAGATCTCAGGTCCTAATCAGAATTGCCAAAAATGTTTCACCACCAAATACAATCACAAGTTGGTCTCAATAAGGGAATGAGGCACATGAGAAAAAGGTGTTCCTTGCTCTGACTTTACCCACATGCACAACCACAACAAACATAACAAAGGAATACCTCAGAGAACACCACTGTTAGTCTTTCAGGTCTAATAACGTCCTCAGCTTCTTGCACCAGAGTTAACAGGTGCTATCTGCCAACATAGAGGACTTTGAGCCCTGCAAGGTACAATAGAAAAGCCTGgactccccccaccccctcctctAAGCAATTTCCTCCTTCCTGCAAAGACACATCTCTGCTGAGCAGTTATTGGGCTATAATCCAGGTAAAAATGTTGCACTGATCCCTCAGTTGAGCAAATGGGGCACAGATTGCCCATTGTCTTTCAACAGCAGGTAAAAATACTTATATTGTCCACAGGTGAAACTATTTATTGAGTCTTTGGAATCCATATCTACAGCAGCCACCAGTGGGGGTCCAAATGTTACATCAGTGTTTTGATGGACCATCTATCACAGTGTCCCAAAggtgtttgaaaataaatattcaggCCATGTCCTGACCTTCAGAAGAACAATCTCCATATATTCTTTGTGTCCTCTCCATGCCCTAGTTCTGCTGTACCATGTGAGGAACCACAAAGGGATTGCTTTTTCAAGGCGTCCCTTTTCCCCAAATTGAGCTTTTTCAGGTAATCATGAGACTTCTTTGGATATACAGTCGAAATATTAATGATGTGGGATCTATCTTGTAGCTCTGTAATTTTACATTCCAGATGCTCATGCTGTACTGCATGAGTACCTTTcagtaacttttttttctttttccagtgaAACTCACCTCcttcttttcagtttttgcaAGTATCCCCTGCTGTTCCATTAATTGCTCAAGCAGTTAATGAGTCAAAGCAGAGAGTCTaaggtgttttaaaaacaaatcagggGTAAAGTTAAAGACTGGCTCAAACCAAGGGAAgggtataaaaaatgtcaaaaaagaGGTTGGGGAGGCTGATCATTGAGAAGTGGAATGTGTATTGTACCCTCCAGAGACTGCCTAGACCAGTCTGTGCCTGGAAAATGAGGAGCCAGGCAAGGATAAAACTAGTTAAGGATACCAATGTGAAGCTAGTAGTGACTTTGAAAAACTACAGAGTCCAATGGCTAAGATGAGAGAAAATGTCTATGACTCCAATCccttctatacagtatatggcagaGTGGCAAGAAGGAAGCCATTGCAGGAAAAAATAACAGCCAAATCCTGGATGACGTTTGCAGCAAAACATTTGATAACgtgatactgaaaaaaaatggcaccatttgttttgttgttagaCGAAACAAGGCTGGAACATTGGTCTCCAAGCAAAATATTATAGCTAGTGCAAACTAAACAGCATATCACCCATTCATCACTATCCCTACTGTAAGCATGGTAGTGACAGCATTAtgttaagaataaaaaagttAATGTCCTTGAGTGTCGTAGTCAAATTGCTCACTTGAAAGTTTCCCTGGGGGATTTGTTTTAGTCTGATGTTTTGAATTGGATGTTGGAGGGCTTTTTACTGGAGGGTTTTGACTTTGTGTCACAGACATGTCAGTGTCATGGATTCTATTTGGAGTTCCTACCCCCAATGTTAAGAGATTACATTTTAACTATGTCATTCCCTCTCCATGTCTAGTGCCTCTTATTATACCTACTTCATTCATAAAATGATTTCTTCATCTTTGTCATGGGTTTAATTTTCAGATAACCATGATAACATTTCTAATTTATCCTGGAATGTATGTTTAATTCTCAAACCACTGCTTAGATTTGATATGTAGGACAAGAGGAAATATTGCCATGATGCAGAAGCCTCAGTTAGACCTGTAGTCTTGGAATAATGTCCCATTTTATAACtagaaatgaaatacagtatacatatttttaaagtgaagatttttaatcaaaattaaattcaacACTATGCTTCATTGAACAGCATTTGATGTACAGTCATAGCAGGGGCTTTTTCTCAAGCATGTTTAAATACTTGGCTTTATTTCAGTTTGATctttcagaacatttttaaaataaaataatctgttaAGTGGCAGATATAGCTGTCCCTGCAAGttaaattttagattttttatattGCATAATGTTTGTAATGCTAAAAAGGTATTTGTTTATTGCACTGTTCTTTCATAAcggttactgtatattgaagcaTTAAACCCATTTTTATAGCTATGATGACATCAATTAGCGAAACAGTAGTTTTTGATTGTCAGTCACCCAATGAGTAAAGTGCAGCATCATCATTGTATTTCTAgtttctgtgaagaaaaaaaaatgctttatataaaaatgatttacaCGGGTCGTGCAAATATTGGAAACCTTTCCTTAGCCTTTGTTAATCTTGCTACTGAACGAAAAATGgatttttcttattattatttcacatgTAGAACTAAGCTGCCAACATGTAACTTTAATCAGCTTTAAAAATCAGCAGTCTCTTAATGTTGGTCTATTCAGCTCAGTTCAGGTATTAACAGAAGCTGTTAATGGACCATTCTCTGTGAGATTCATGCCTGATCAGTTGTGTGCTTGAATATTTCAGGGCTCATTATGTGGGGTACATGTATAAGTTCTTGCAGGAAGTCTTTGACCTCCGGGTGCTCAAATTTGAATCAGGCCAAGGCACACTTAAACTGTGCCTCTATCTGGCACCTCAAGGGTGTCTCAAAATAGCTCATGGATTGAGTTAGGATGGAAGAAGCCCATTTGAAAATGGGTTATGCTGAGCATTGTAAAAAATGCTCCTCCTGACAAATGAAGTCTCCTTCATGTACTAATTAAGTGTTTAAGTATGATAATGAATCTTAGCTGTATTCAGCTTCAGGTTGGACATCTACAGGTAgatttacaaatgtaaaagaaCATTCATGGGGTTGAAGTCATAATCAGTTATCTTAAGTCATTACTCATGAGATTGTCCATTTGGAGGAAAATATTGCTTTGATTTTGCTAATACTCAGTTTGAGGAGctgctttttaataaaaatgattacatggGTCGTGCAAATATTGGAAACCTTTCCTTAGCCTTTGTTAATCTCGCTACTGAACAAATAATtgatttttcttattattatttcacatgTAGAACTAAGCTACCAACATGTAACTTTAATCAGCTTTAAAAATCAGCAATCACTTAATGTTGGTCTATTCAGCTCAGTTCAGGTATTAACAGAAGCTGTTAATGGACCATTCTCTGTGAGATTCATGAAAAAGCATTCTTGAAAAAGCATTTGcttgtttttgaaaatcttaTTATAACTTACCTTACTCCAATGACAGCAAACCTTGCTTATGTTTCTCTAAAAATAACAACTTATATGGGTGTTACTGTGTGTTATTCTTGTGCCACTGTTTCAGGTGATCTCTGTCTTGGAACAACCAAATATCCTACAGCTACTGTAAGTTCAGAGCACTTCTCTCTCCAAAAGTACAACACTTTACAGAAGCAAGTGCTTGTAACCCAGGATAAGCACAAACTAAGTAATCCGTAGAGTCATTTGTATGCAATTTGTATGCAATTTCCAACAACAAGAACATTGAGATTTTATCTAATTTTCTCTCATTGAATGACAAAAACAAGTGAGCACTTACTTTATTGCTTTCAGTTTCCTTACTTACGCAAATGTcactattaattaataaatgcatattgtATTACTCAATAAAAGCCGTTGTCTTGCCCTGCAAAAATGCTCACATAGCCATGCTATGgttaaaaatacaatacttAGAAAAAGATTGATATGTAATTGCTGAAAGTTGCAACAGACAAGAAAAACTTcccaatatttttttcattgttttattttattatttctatatttagtaatatttttttaagtgtttatttCTGATAATATGCATCACCAATTGATTTGTCAGGATCCTTTTAAGAACAGCTCCATGAGTTTCTGGTATCAGTTACCAAATGATTAACACAATATGAATATCTCCATCTCGATTGCAACCCTT from the Lepisosteus oculatus isolate fLepOcu1 chromosome 5, fLepOcu1.hap2, whole genome shotgun sequence genome contains:
- the tshba gene encoding thyroid stimulating hormone subunit beta a translates to MEKERTLNNGLCKSTRSYPVNRQRWNDHVFKGTASFKAPRCCRLRHYNRLVHCIHPSTIGRILFTDFSSFCRKGMGAALLVCGLLCLVASQTLSKCAPTDYMLYVEKYGCAYCVAINTTICSGFCYSRDTNVKGVVGKSYFLQRSCTYQVLEYRTVLLPGCPLHINPLLSYPLALRCHCSRCNTDNNDCTHKASETNECTKPIQPADSYPGQSNYIQLD